Proteins encoded by one window of uncultured Draconibacterium sp.:
- a CDS encoding Shedu anti-phage system protein SduA domain-containing protein, with translation MHWHSIINTTDFKRNLEEEWNALLDENLTERHYHKFLIDNAGLFLGNENCHLVISKLKLGSDFETDFVTLSDGFSNGNRFELIEIKQPGAKLFTEKGLISKEFNQAIQQIRNWKRWLIDNRTWFKNYLPTINTRVISKSQLKFKIIIGRRLTNPHDIEKRNQIADEIGAEIRSFDYLSDKFKRREFYHTTWLATDKEFYGEFLANPFYKAFTDSKWKQFCNSEQISGSHFYSHHCEKILKYRKYNDRIK, from the coding sequence ATGCATTGGCATTCAATTATAAATACAACTGATTTTAAGAGAAATCTTGAAGAAGAATGGAATGCTCTGCTTGATGAAAATCTTACAGAAAGACATTATCATAAATTCTTGATTGACAATGCAGGCTTATTCCTCGGAAATGAAAATTGCCATTTAGTAATTTCAAAACTTAAACTTGGAAGCGACTTTGAAACCGATTTTGTAACACTCTCTGACGGATTTAGTAATGGAAACCGATTTGAATTAATCGAAATTAAACAACCAGGCGCAAAACTTTTTACCGAAAAAGGTCTCATTTCTAAAGAATTTAATCAAGCAATTCAACAAATCCGTAACTGGAAAAGATGGTTAATTGATAATAGAACTTGGTTTAAAAACTACTTGCCAACAATTAATACAAGGGTAATTTCAAAATCTCAATTAAAATTTAAAATTATAATAGGCAGGAGGTTAACTAATCCTCATGATATAGAAAAAAGAAATCAGATAGCAGATGAAATCGGAGCGGAAATTAGGTCGTTTGACTATTTATCTGACAAATTTAAGAGACGAGAATTTTATCATACAACTTGGTTAGCAACAGACAAAGAATTTTATGGAGAGTTTCTTGCAAATCCATTTTATAAAGCCTTCACCGATTCAAAATGGAAACAGTTTTGCAACTCAGAACAAATTTCAGGTTCTCATTTTTACAGCCACCACTGTGAGAAGATTTTAAAATATCGAAAATATAATGACAGAATTAAATAA
- a CDS encoding multidrug effflux MFS transporter encodes MIKTKSENTSVNLFVWLVLGGLMAFTSLSTDIYLPAMPQMQIDLQGDIELTVTGFLIGFAIAQIIWGPISDRYGRKMPLVIGLILFMIGSVGCAFSQTIGQILVARVVQALGACVGPMLSRAMVRDMLDSKKAAEMLSTLMILMALAPIFGPLIGGQMLKFTSWQSIFWLLTIIGGIMLISLKKLPETLPKENRQSTSLWNAFKKYGVLLRNRRFMAYTLCVSFFYVGVYAFVAGSPEIYITYFGVEPQHYGWLFALNIFGIVSLSFANRILVRKFSLDLLLRVATAIAMVAGLVLVVLVKLQVGGIYGVVVPVFFFFSMNGIIAATTTAAALDKVPEMAGAAAALLGSLQYGSGILSTLLLTIFGDSEGSPWTMSWIIALFGVASAGTVLARSFFGILPVEIKRTSLEKRKTFTINRTGWGNNKD; translated from the coding sequence ATGATAAAAACGAAATCAGAAAATACATCGGTAAACTTGTTCGTGTGGTTGGTGTTGGGAGGTTTAATGGCTTTCACATCGCTGTCCACCGATATATATCTGCCGGCCATGCCACAAATGCAGATTGATTTGCAGGGAGATATCGAACTTACCGTCACCGGATTTTTGATCGGCTTTGCAATAGCACAAATTATTTGGGGGCCGATAAGCGATCGTTACGGAAGAAAGATGCCGCTGGTAATTGGATTGATTTTGTTTATGATCGGTTCGGTAGGCTGTGCTTTCTCGCAAACCATTGGTCAGATATTGGTTGCCCGGGTTGTTCAGGCGCTCGGAGCTTGTGTTGGGCCGATGCTGTCGCGGGCTATGGTGCGCGATATGCTCGACAGTAAAAAGGCTGCCGAAATGTTATCAACCCTGATGATTTTAATGGCGCTGGCACCTATTTTTGGCCCCTTAATCGGTGGACAGATGCTGAAATTTACCTCGTGGCAAAGTATCTTCTGGCTGCTCACTATTATCGGTGGAATAATGCTGATAAGCCTGAAAAAACTTCCGGAAACATTACCCAAAGAAAATCGGCAGAGCACATCGTTGTGGAATGCGTTTAAAAAGTATGGTGTGCTGCTCCGAAACCGCCGGTTTATGGCCTACACCCTTTGTGTGTCGTTTTTTTATGTTGGCGTTTATGCTTTTGTTGCCGGCTCGCCCGAAATTTATATTACCTATTTTGGTGTTGAACCACAACATTACGGCTGGTTGTTTGCCTTAAATATTTTTGGAATCGTTTCCTTAAGTTTTGCCAACCGTATTCTGGTGCGAAAATTCAGTCTCGACCTATTATTACGGGTAGCAACCGCCATTGCCATGGTGGCAGGTCTTGTTTTGGTTGTACTGGTGAAACTGCAAGTAGGGGGTATTTACGGGGTGGTTGTTCCGGTGTTTTTCTTTTTCTCCATGAACGGAATAATTGCCGCAACCACAACAGCCGCTGCCCTTGATAAAGTCCCTGAAATGGCCGGTGCCGCTGCTGCTTTACTTGGGTCGTTGCAATACGGCAGCGGAATATTATCTACACTCTTACTCACAATCTTTGGCGACAGCGAAGGCTCTCCCTGGACCATGAGCTGGATAATTGCCTTGTTTGGCGTAGCTTCTGCCGGTACTGTTCTTGCACGCAGCTTTTTCGGAATTTTGCCTGTTGAGATAAAACGAACTTCACTGGAAAAAAGGAAAACCTTTACCATAAACCGAACCGGTTGGGGGAATAATAAAGACTAG
- a CDS encoding DUF5916 domain-containing protein translates to MSVYRLSCSVLFQKGIRVIRLFRVRLLLSGIVCLFLYLPVNVYSQDSQRNIFVKYIQGTIILDGKLDEPEWQTAGKGGNFWQFFPSDSARAMNNTEFRLMYNDNMLYIGIRAEAKSDNFIVSSLRRDFGGTSNDNVTLMFDTFKDGTTAFLFGMTPYGVQREAFISGGGSGRNGFNTSWDQKWQLESTMHDDHYILEAAIPLSSIKFHEGDKTWRVQCYRWDMQTNEQSAWAPVPQNQMLSSLAFMGTMEFEKSLGKSRTPFAIIPYVNTLASKDFTSDKTKSDFTFGGDAKLAIGNSMNLDITVNPDFSNVEVDDIFTNLTRFEVFLPEKRQFFIDNNDLFGSYGDVYGSANPFFSRRIGLARDANGNMIENRIIGGVRLSGKLNDRWRLGFLNMQTDEDTGNEIASNNNMMFTMQRKMFARSSLGIFAVNRQTFGDYDFQDPSEEYNRVIGIDYNLASADNDWTGKFYLHKSLNPDDTEGNYSWQTTVTYQPRKFRYVFDLQYVDDEFQADLGFVQRRGVFKNGNGFRYNFYPENSKISFHDVGIMTVTYWRPNMDWKTTDHIYSLYYDINFNNQSTIGLDFRNNYTYLTFPFDPTRSGAEPLPANQGYTYNTFSVEYESNPAKVFSLTAETSGGEFYNGNSFSASTELTYRIQPWASLSLNTRYDALRLPDPHGDADFWLVTPKVDVTFSKSVFWSTLVQYSNQRDNLGINSRLQWRFAPLSDLYLVYNDNYFTKDFGPKFRSINLKISYWLNI, encoded by the coding sequence ATGAGTGTGTACAGATTATCTTGTAGCGTTTTATTCCAAAAAGGAATCAGAGTAATTAGGTTGTTTCGTGTAAGGCTGCTATTAAGCGGAATAGTGTGTCTTTTTCTTTATTTGCCAGTTAACGTTTATAGTCAGGATAGTCAAAGAAACATATTTGTAAAATACATTCAGGGAACGATTATTCTGGATGGTAAACTCGACGAACCCGAATGGCAGACCGCCGGAAAAGGAGGAAATTTCTGGCAGTTTTTTCCATCCGATTCTGCAAGGGCCATGAACAATACAGAGTTCCGGTTAATGTACAACGACAACATGTTGTATATCGGAATCAGGGCCGAAGCCAAATCTGATAATTTTATCGTTTCGTCGTTGCGCCGCGATTTTGGCGGAACCAGCAACGACAATGTTACGCTGATGTTCGATACCTTTAAAGATGGTACTACCGCTTTTCTTTTTGGGATGACACCTTATGGCGTGCAGCGCGAAGCGTTTATCTCGGGTGGCGGTTCCGGCAGAAATGGTTTTAATACCAGCTGGGATCAGAAATGGCAGTTGGAAAGCACGATGCACGACGATCATTACATTTTGGAAGCTGCCATTCCGCTTAGCTCGATTAAATTTCACGAAGGAGATAAAACCTGGCGCGTACAGTGTTACCGCTGGGATATGCAAACCAACGAGCAGAGTGCCTGGGCTCCGGTTCCGCAAAATCAAATGCTGTCGAGCCTGGCATTTATGGGAACCATGGAGTTTGAAAAATCATTGGGAAAATCGCGTACACCGTTTGCCATTATTCCTTATGTGAATACGCTGGCATCGAAAGACTTTACAAGCGATAAAACCAAAAGCGATTTTACCTTTGGTGGCGATGCAAAACTGGCCATAGGTAATAGTATGAACCTGGATATTACGGTTAATCCCGATTTCTCGAACGTTGAAGTGGACGATATTTTTACCAACCTAACCCGCTTCGAGGTTTTCCTGCCCGAGAAGCGCCAGTTTTTTATCGACAATAACGATTTGTTTGGCAGCTACGGCGACGTTTATGGTTCGGCAAATCCATTCTTTTCGCGCCGTATCGGACTGGCACGCGACGCCAATGGAAATATGATCGAGAACCGTATTATTGGCGGTGTGCGTTTAAGCGGAAAATTGAACGACAGATGGCGGCTTGGTTTTCTGAATATGCAAACCGATGAAGATACGGGTAACGAAATTGCATCGAACAATAACATGATGTTTACAATGCAACGCAAGATGTTCGCACGCTCGAGTTTAGGAATATTTGCCGTTAACCGCCAGACTTTTGGCGATTATGATTTTCAGGACCCAAGCGAAGAATACAACCGGGTGATTGGTATCGACTATAACCTGGCTTCGGCCGATAACGACTGGACAGGTAAGTTTTACCTGCATAAATCATTAAATCCGGATGATACGGAAGGAAACTACTCGTGGCAAACTACCGTAACTTATCAGCCACGAAAATTTCGCTACGTTTTTGATTTACAATATGTAGATGATGAATTTCAGGCCGATTTGGGATTTGTGCAACGAAGAGGTGTTTTTAAAAATGGTAACGGTTTCCGGTATAATTTCTATCCCGAAAACAGCAAGATAAGTTTCCACGATGTGGGGATTATGACCGTAACCTATTGGCGCCCCAATATGGATTGGAAAACAACCGACCACATTTACAGCTTGTACTACGACATTAATTTTAACAACCAGTCGACCATTGGGTTAGATTTCAGAAACAATTATACCTACCTCACATTTCCTTTCGATCCTACACGATCGGGGGCAGAACCTTTGCCCGCAAACCAGGGATACACCTACAATACTTTTAGTGTTGAATATGAATCCAATCCGGCAAAGGTATTTTCATTAACTGCCGAAACATCGGGTGGCGAGTTTTATAACGGAAATAGCTTTTCAGCATCTACAGAATTAACGTATCGTATACAGCCCTGGGCATCGTTAAGTTTAAATACGCGTTATGATGCTTTGCGTTTGCCCGATCCGCACGGAGATGCCGATTTTTGGCTTGTAACGCCCAAAGTGGATGTTACCTTTAGTAAATCGGTATTCTGGTCAACACTGGTGCAATACAGCAACCAGCGCGATAACCTGGGTATAAATTCGCGTTTACAGTGGCGTTTTGCTCCGCTATCGGACTTATACCTCGTTTATAACGACAACTACTTTACAAAAGATTTCGGGCCTAAATTCCGGTCGATTAACCTAAAGATTTCATATTGGTTGAATATTTAA
- a CDS encoding (2Fe-2S)-binding protein yields the protein MAVFNLNINGKQQEVDVDPSTPMLWVLRDHLDLVGTKFGCGIAQCGACTILVNGVATRSCITFVDSVGDKEITTIEGLSENGDHPLQKAWIEEDVPQCGYCQSGQIMNAAGLLNSNPTPSDEEIEMAMHGNICRCGTYTRIKKAIKTASNS from the coding sequence ATGGCAGTATTTAATCTAAACATCAACGGAAAACAGCAAGAGGTAGATGTCGATCCATCCACTCCAATGCTTTGGGTACTCAGAGATCATCTTGATTTAGTAGGAACAAAATTCGGCTGTGGAATTGCACAGTGCGGAGCGTGCACCATATTGGTAAATGGGGTGGCAACACGTTCGTGCATCACATTTGTCGATTCGGTGGGCGATAAGGAAATCACCACAATCGAAGGCCTTTCTGAAAACGGGGATCACCCGCTTCAAAAAGCATGGATTGAAGAAGATGTACCGCAATGTGGCTATTGCCAGAGCGGACAAATTATGAATGCTGCAGGATTATTAAACAGTAATCCAACGCCCAGCGACGAAGAAATTGAAATGGCTATGCATGGAAACATTTGCCGGTGCGGAACATACACAAGAATTAAAAAGGCGATTAAAACTGCTTCTAATTCTTAA
- a CDS encoding HesA/MoeB/ThiF family protein codes for MKELNNEDRTRFTRHFSLSEIGLTGQLKLKNARVLVIGAGGLGSPLLVYLAAAGIGTIGIVDDDVVSTSNLQRQILYTSAEVGQKKVEIAAQKIKALYPEIEIQPYDTKLDESNAKELFQPYDVIADCTDNYKTRLLIGLISASLNKPLAFASVLNYEGQISVFNYQNGPVYTNLFPTTPKDGIYKEDDIGLLGVLPGITGTLQANEIIKIITGYGEVISGKLLVFNIRDNRFNLFRF; via the coding sequence ATGAAAGAACTGAATAATGAAGACCGTACACGATTTACACGTCATTTTTCCTTATCGGAAATTGGCCTTACCGGACAGCTAAAACTAAAAAATGCGCGAGTATTGGTAATTGGTGCCGGTGGATTGGGAAGTCCCTTGCTTGTATATCTGGCAGCTGCCGGAATTGGAACGATCGGCATTGTTGATGATGATGTGGTGAGCACCTCGAACCTGCAACGACAAATACTTTATACATCGGCAGAAGTGGGACAAAAAAAGGTAGAGATCGCTGCCCAAAAGATAAAGGCCTTGTATCCGGAAATTGAGATTCAGCCCTATGATACAAAACTGGATGAATCCAATGCAAAGGAGCTTTTTCAACCCTACGATGTGATAGCCGACTGCACTGATAATTATAAAACCCGATTGCTGATTGGCTTAATATCAGCAAGCTTAAACAAGCCACTGGCTTTTGCTTCGGTGCTGAATTACGAGGGGCAAATAAGTGTATTTAATTATCAGAACGGTCCTGTTTATACCAATCTGTTTCCAACAACCCCAAAAGACGGAATTTACAAGGAAGATGACATTGGCCTTTTAGGTGTTTTGCCCGGAATAACCGGAACGCTTCAAGCCAACGAAATCATTAAAATAATTACAGGTTACGGTGAAGTAATCAGCGGAAAACTGTTGGTGTTTAATATCCGTGATAACCGGTTTAACCTGTTTCGGTTTTAA
- a CDS encoding MoaD/ThiS family protein: MNRKIVCFAGLKKFFGDETSIEVAPEESYARLLDKLGELNPEAKEVLTSCRIAVNEEFVPLDETIKDQTTLFLIPPSSGG, encoded by the coding sequence ATGAATAGAAAAATTGTATGTTTTGCAGGACTGAAGAAGTTCTTTGGCGACGAAACCAGTATTGAAGTAGCTCCGGAAGAAAGTTATGCCAGATTACTTGATAAACTGGGGGAACTAAATCCTGAAGCAAAAGAAGTACTGACCAGCTGCAGGATTGCTGTAAACGAAGAATTCGTTCCGCTGGACGAAACGATAAAAGACCAAACAACATTGTTTTTAATTCCGCCGTCAAGCGGAGGGTAA
- a CDS encoding molybdopterin cofactor-binding domain-containing protein — protein MTIVKTKLNRRSFIRSSALAGGGLLLTFSWLAPACTTDSPKELTMPDNWYELNGFLKIGNNGAVTIMSPNPEIGQNVKTSMPMIVADELDVDWKFVLVEQAPLNTDIFTRQLAGGSQSIRQGWNGLRMAGATARRMLREAAAHEWKVPVDEITTEAGVLYHKGSGKEAGYGEMASAAAELTVPEEVELKDIKDFTIIGTSRKNVDGQKIVTGKPLFGLDYKTEGMLIAMIEHPPAFGMKLKSFDATEAKAMPGIKDVFAIKTYQDDYQMQWSDVTSFTELVAIVGNSTWEVMNAKLMLNVEWEPITADNTLGVPAGFESTADHNKKMAEAAAKPGREQRRDGNPEEAFKNAAKVIERTYTAPFQAHNPMEPMNFFADVKDDFALLAGPTQTPEFMEKSVAARLGLPLEKVDVQMTRMGGGFGRRLYGHFMVEAAVISQQMKAPVKLIYSREDDMSYGIYRPAYHALYRAALDADNNLIGFHVRMGGIPESPLHANRFPAGSVDNYLAESWTVDSNISTGAFRAPGSNFNAVAEQSFLDEVAEAAGKDPIQFRLDLLKRAQENPVGSNNDYDAARYAGVLEQVREKSGWDTNSEGKNRGVAAYFCHNSYVANVVDIANKDGNPVIEKVYASVDCGIVVNPDAAVNMTEGSIVDGIGHAMYSGLTFSEGYPDQTNFDMYRLIRHGEAPKEIEVHFVENNIDPTGLGEPPYPPVMGALANALYKAKGERYYHQPFVKNSFE, from the coding sequence ATGACAATTGTTAAAACAAAACTCAATAGACGTTCCTTCATTCGAAGTTCTGCATTGGCAGGTGGCGGTTTGCTACTCACTTTTAGCTGGCTGGCACCCGCATGCACCACCGATTCTCCCAAAGAATTAACCATGCCCGACAATTGGTATGAGTTAAATGGTTTTCTGAAAATCGGGAACAACGGGGCGGTTACCATCATGTCGCCTAATCCCGAAATTGGCCAGAATGTAAAAACATCGATGCCGATGATTGTGGCCGACGAACTGGATGTTGACTGGAAATTTGTACTGGTTGAACAGGCACCGCTGAACACCGATATTTTCACCCGTCAGCTGGCAGGAGGTAGCCAGTCTATCCGACAAGGATGGAACGGACTTCGAATGGCGGGAGCTACAGCCAGAAGAATGTTGCGCGAAGCTGCTGCCCACGAATGGAAAGTTCCGGTTGATGAAATTACTACCGAAGCCGGAGTTCTGTATCATAAAGGCAGTGGAAAAGAAGCCGGTTATGGTGAAATGGCCTCTGCTGCGGCTGAACTGACCGTTCCGGAAGAAGTGGAGTTAAAAGACATAAAGGATTTCACTATTATTGGTACGTCAAGAAAAAATGTGGATGGCCAAAAAATAGTAACCGGAAAGCCATTGTTTGGCCTCGATTATAAAACCGAGGGAATGTTGATTGCAATGATCGAGCATCCGCCGGCTTTTGGTATGAAACTGAAGTCATTTGATGCCACAGAAGCAAAAGCGATGCCCGGAATTAAAGATGTGTTTGCCATAAAAACATATCAAGATGATTACCAAATGCAGTGGTCTGATGTTACTTCTTTCACTGAACTGGTGGCTATTGTTGGTAACTCTACCTGGGAAGTGATGAATGCCAAACTGATGCTAAACGTAGAGTGGGAACCGATTACTGCGGATAATACTCTGGGTGTGCCTGCAGGTTTTGAAAGCACGGCAGATCATAATAAAAAAATGGCCGAAGCAGCTGCCAAACCCGGAAGAGAACAACGCCGCGACGGAAATCCTGAAGAAGCGTTTAAAAATGCAGCAAAAGTAATAGAGCGAACTTACACAGCTCCTTTCCAGGCGCATAACCCGATGGAGCCAATGAATTTCTTTGCCGATGTGAAAGACGATTTTGCCTTACTGGCAGGACCTACACAAACGCCGGAATTCATGGAGAAATCGGTTGCTGCCCGTTTGGGATTGCCACTTGAAAAAGTGGATGTACAAATGACCCGCATGGGAGGTGGTTTCGGACGACGCCTGTATGGCCACTTTATGGTGGAAGCTGCCGTTATTTCGCAACAAATGAAAGCACCGGTAAAATTGATATACTCGCGCGAAGACGATATGTCGTACGGAATTTATCGTCCCGCTTATCACGCTTTATACCGTGCGGCATTGGATGCCGACAATAACCTGATCGGTTTCCATGTGCGAATGGGAGGAATTCCTGAAAGTCCTTTGCATGCCAACCGTTTTCCGGCTGGTTCGGTGGATAACTACCTTGCCGAAAGCTGGACGGTGGATTCCAACATCAGCACAGGAGCATTTCGTGCGCCAGGCTCTAATTTTAATGCCGTAGCCGAACAATCGTTCCTCGATGAGGTAGCTGAAGCTGCCGGCAAAGATCCTATTCAGTTTCGCCTCGATTTATTAAAACGTGCACAGGAAAATCCGGTGGGCAGCAACAACGATTACGATGCAGCCCGCTATGCCGGAGTTTTGGAACAGGTTCGTGAAAAGTCGGGATGGGATACCAATTCTGAAGGTAAAAATCGTGGTGTTGCTGCTTATTTCTGTCACAATTCGTATGTGGCAAATGTGGTGGATATTGCCAACAAAGATGGTAATCCCGTTATCGAAAAAGTATATGCTTCAGTTGATTGTGGGATTGTGGTAAATCCTGATGCTGCTGTTAATATGACGGAAGGAAGTATTGTGGATGGAATCGGTCATGCCATGTACAGCGGTCTGACTTTTAGTGAAGGTTATCCGGATCAAACCAATTTCGATATGTACCGTTTGATAAGGCATGGCGAAGCACCCAAAGAAATAGAAGTACATTTTGTGGAAAATAATATCGACCCGACAGGATTGGGAGAACCTCCTTATCCGCCGGTGATGGGAGCGCTGGCAAACGCTTTATATAAAGCCAAAGGAGAGCGCTATTACCATCAGCCATTTGTTAAAAACAGTTTCGAATAG
- a CDS encoding molybdenum cofactor biosynthesis protein MoaE, with amino-acid sequence MKHIQNTEINYSELFDDFRHPQSGAVVLFSGEVRDNNKGRAVTHLEYEAYTPMANKMIGEILEEAKSRFNLNQAACVHRVGRVEISGCAVVVITGSGHRKEAYDANRYIIDRVKNEVPIWKHEFFTDGTSEWGQNCDCVSNNHHHHQHHHHYERTE; translated from the coding sequence ATGAAGCACATTCAAAATACAGAGATTAATTACAGCGAACTTTTTGATGATTTCAGGCACCCGCAAAGTGGCGCCGTTGTTTTGTTCAGCGGCGAGGTTCGGGATAATAATAAAGGCCGGGCAGTTACGCACCTGGAATACGAAGCATACACTCCAATGGCCAATAAAATGATCGGCGAAATATTGGAAGAAGCCAAATCGCGCTTTAATTTAAACCAGGCGGCATGTGTTCATCGTGTTGGGCGTGTTGAGATTAGTGGCTGTGCGGTTGTGGTAATAACCGGATCGGGGCACCGGAAAGAAGCCTATGATGCTAACCGCTATATCATCGATCGTGTGAAAAATGAAGTACCCATCTGGAAACACGAATTTTTTACTGACGGCACCAGCGAATGGGGACAAAACTGCGATTGTGTAAGCAACAATCATCATCACCACCAACATCATCACCACTATGAAAGAACTGAATAA